Proteins encoded together in one Vulcanisaeta thermophila window:
- a CDS encoding arginine--tRNA ligase, whose protein sequence is MLNPYGEVIREVRGLLNALGRELGEDLGNYVSSIMRAPPQYGYIAVPLHGLVKKYGDLSNALNRALNSLSLNLLDRVVIVNGYLNIDVKPGNYAQLVLNTITRLGDKYGATEECPRGVYIIEHTSANPAKPMHIGHGRNAVLGDSLARLLRFCGASVRTHFYVNDCGDQVPYVGIGYYVAKDVILRRINEGRKPDEVFGIVYTVTYSVGEVKRLTKQIERLSSEGKYEEANKLISERDEWLSSIRNASDKDKELTDALLMGLSKYDDVALMAKQWARAYEEGDEFVRRVIREAVDLILGGFRETLNRLGITFDSWDFESEVAVDNKGTYRVINELIRNAQNYVERSDGALVFRADRVAEDLGLWDELNIPRYIPRATLLRSDGTSLYLTRDIAYALWYWDNFKFDKLIRVIGSEQAHPQAQLRLALYVMGYRELAKKIIHYSYEMVNLAGMKMSGRKGVYVSLDELIDEAKSRILSIIKDRFPPNEAGPVAEAVAVGAIRYSFLSVSPNKPLTFSWDRVLDLRQNSGPFIQYTYVRANSIIEKAGQVPSLVVPSDIKPEEKELILMLGEFPSIITKAAQELRIEYITEYVNKLSLLFNSYYEKYPVLNAPQGQREFRLNLVSAVRTVLGNAMDIMGIPRLRRM, encoded by the coding sequence ATGCTTAACCCATATGGTGAGGTGATTAGGGAGGTTAGGGGGTTGCTCAATGCCCTGGGCCGCGAGTTGGGTGAGGATTTGGGGAATTATGTCAGTAGTATCATGAGGGCGCCGCCGCAGTACGGTTACATAGCCGTGCCACTCCACGGGTTAGTTAAGAAGTACGGTGACTTAAGCAACGCGCTCAATAGGGCACTCAACTCACTAAGCCTTAACCTACTGGATAGGGTGGTTATTGTTAACGGTTACCTAAACATAGACGTCAAGCCAGGTAATTACGCACAACTGGTCCTAAACACCATCACAAGGCTAGGCGATAAGTACGGGGCCACTGAGGAGTGCCCCAGGGGTGTTTACATAATTGAGCACACCAGCGCCAACCCCGCCAAGCCCATGCACATAGGGCATGGTAGGAACGCAGTACTTGGCGATTCACTGGCCAGGCTACTGAGGTTCTGCGGGGCCTCTGTCAGAACCCACTTCTACGTTAATGACTGCGGTGACCAGGTACCGTACGTGGGCATTGGTTACTACGTGGCTAAGGACGTAATACTCAGGAGGATTAATGAGGGGAGGAAGCCCGATGAGGTCTTTGGCATCGTCTACACAGTAACGTACTCAGTGGGTGAGGTTAAGAGGCTTACTAAGCAGATCGAGAGGTTAAGCAGTGAGGGGAAGTATGAGGAGGCCAATAAGTTGATTAGCGAGAGGGATGAGTGGTTATCCTCGATAAGGAATGCCTCGGATAAGGATAAGGAGTTAACGGACGCATTACTAATGGGGCTTAGTAAGTACGATGACGTGGCCCTAATGGCCAAGCAATGGGCCAGGGCCTACGAGGAGGGTGACGAATTCGTTAGGAGGGTCATTAGGGAGGCTGTGGACCTAATCCTAGGGGGCTTTAGGGAAACCCTGAATAGGCTCGGTATAACCTTCGACTCCTGGGACTTCGAAAGCGAGGTTGCGGTGGATAACAAGGGGACTTACAGGGTAATTAATGAGTTGATAAGGAATGCGCAGAACTACGTGGAGAGGAGTGATGGGGCCCTGGTCTTCAGGGCTGACAGGGTTGCTGAGGACCTGGGGCTCTGGGATGAGTTGAACATACCCAGGTACATACCCAGGGCCACACTACTGAGGAGTGATGGTACAAGCCTCTACCTAACCAGGGACATAGCCTACGCACTTTGGTACTGGGATAACTTCAAGTTTGATAAGCTCATAAGGGTCATAGGATCAGAGCAGGCACACCCACAGGCGCAATTAAGGCTGGCACTCTACGTAATGGGTTATAGGGAACTCGCCAAGAAAATAATCCACTACTCCTACGAGATGGTGAACCTGGCGGGTATGAAAATGAGCGGTAGGAAGGGAGTCTACGTGTCACTCGATGAATTAATAGATGAGGCCAAGTCCAGGATTTTAAGTATAATCAAAGATAGGTTCCCACCCAACGAGGCGGGGCCTGTGGCGGAGGCCGTGGCCGTGGGCGCCATTAGGTACTCCTTCCTCTCAGTGAGCCCCAACAAGCCATTGACATTCTCCTGGGATAGAGTCCTCGACCTTAGGCAGAACAGCGGCCCATTCATACAGTACACCTACGTAAGGGCCAACAGCATTATCGAGAAGGCTGGGCAGGTGCCAAGCCTCGTGGTGCCAAGCGACATAAAGCCCGAGGAGAAGGAGCTGATACTCATGCTAGGTGAATTCCCAAGCATTATTACCAAGGCGGCCCAGGAGTTGAGGATTGAGTACATAACAGAGTACGTGAATAAACTATCCTTATTATTTAATAGTTATTATGAGAAGTACCCAGTACTCAATGCACCCCAGGGCCAGAGGGAGTTTAGGCTTAATCTTGTGAGCGCCGTGAGGACCGTGCTCGGCAACGCAATGGATATAATGGGAATACCCAGGTTAAGGAGGATGTGA
- a CDS encoding DNA-directed RNA polymerase subunit H codes for MEHEYMPKAEIVPKEEVKEILKQLNAKPFQLPWIRASDPLARALGAKPGNVIRIIRKSDTAGETVSYRFVVPG; via the coding sequence ATGGAGCATGAGTACATGCCCAAGGCCGAGATAGTGCCCAAGGAGGAGGTTAAGGAGATACTCAAGCAACTCAATGCCAAGCCCTTCCAACTACCGTGGATCAGGGCCAGCGACCCACTGGCTAGGGCATTGGGTGCCAAGCCAGGTAATGTGATTAGGATAATCCGTAAGTCCGACACGGCTGGTGAGACCGTGAGCTACAGGTTTGTGGTTCCTGGTTAG
- a CDS encoding DNA-directed RNA polymerase subunit B produces the protein MLQGTGFDSQGYVPIPILRSERLRNQPFPTSDDRWELVRAFIREGGLVKHQIDSFNDFVERKLQEIINENNVIETEIKGLYIKLERIEVGKPRIREADASEHLLYPMEARLRNITYSAPLYLMMTLYINDEEVDRQKVYIGDLPIMVRSRYCNLHGMKRSDLIKKLEDPDDPGGYFIINGSERVIVSQEDLAPNKPFYDKGNKASITHTAKVISIGAGFKTTVTVERHSDGIIYVTFPAVATRIPFPVIMRALGLETDEDIVLAVSDDPDIQNELLPSLQFSIQFAKTVDDALDYIGSKVAIGQPREVRIERARQVLDRYFLPHLGTTEDARLKKALMVGQMVKGVIEMYLGRRQPDDKDHMANKRVRLVGDLMTQLFRAVFRQVVQDIKQQLERHYSRGKVPNLVTLVRADIITERIRHALATGNWVGGRTGVSQMLDRTNILSTLSHLRRVVSNLSRTQPHFEARDLHPTQWGRLCAVETPEGQNCGLVKNMALLATITVGVNEDEVEKMLYDLGVVPIMKARREGVKGSEVYLNGRLIGIHPEPEKLVSTVRMLRRRGQISNEINIARIKTEYLDEVRVNCDGGRIRRPLLIIENGALKLRPEHIEKLRSGEWSWTDLVNNGIIEYLDGDEEENALVAINPEDITEKHTHMEIIPSVMLGAIASIIPYAEHNQSPRNIYEAAMAKQSLGFPAANYRFRMDSRGHLLIYPERPLVITRGLELNGYINRPAGQNAVVALISYTGYNMEDAVILNKSAIERGMYRSVFFRTYETEQMRYPGGEEDRIEIPSPEVRGYKGSEAYAHLDEDGIVSPEVLVSSGEVLIGKTSPPRFYGVYAETVTSSPRRDSSITVRRGEKGIVDNVVVTETNEGYKLVKVKVRELRIPELGDKFASRHGQKGVMGMMIPMQDMPFTEDGITPDIIVNPHALPSRMTIGQLLESMAGKVAALRGVLVDATPFEGVTEDELRELLIKAGFRWDGKEVMYSGLTGRKLEADIFIGVVYYQKLHHMVADKIHARARGPVQILTRQPTEGRSREGGLRLGEMERDVLIAHGAAALLRERLMESSDKYTMYVCEDCGMIAWYDTNRGRPICPIHGDKGRVVRVVVPYAFKLLLQELLSLGIYPRIETGDLIEERGT, from the coding sequence ATGCTCCAGGGCACCGGTTTTGATTCCCAGGGCTACGTCCCAATACCCATACTGAGGAGCGAGAGGCTTCGTAACCAGCCATTCCCCACGTCAGACGATAGGTGGGAGTTAGTAAGGGCGTTCATTAGGGAGGGCGGTTTGGTGAAGCACCAGATTGACTCATTCAACGACTTCGTGGAGAGGAAGCTGCAGGAGATAATCAATGAGAATAATGTAATAGAGACGGAGATAAAGGGGCTCTACATAAAGCTCGAGCGTATAGAGGTTGGTAAGCCAAGGATTAGGGAGGCGGATGCCAGTGAGCATTTACTATACCCGATGGAGGCCAGGCTCAGGAACATAACATACTCAGCGCCCCTCTACCTAATGATGACGCTGTACATCAATGATGAGGAGGTTGATAGGCAGAAGGTCTATATTGGGGATTTACCCATAATGGTTAGGTCCAGGTACTGCAACCTACACGGTATGAAGAGGAGTGACTTGATAAAGAAGCTCGAGGACCCAGACGACCCAGGCGGTTACTTCATAATCAACGGTAGTGAGAGGGTCATTGTATCCCAGGAGGACCTGGCACCCAACAAGCCATTCTATGACAAGGGTAATAAGGCAAGCATAACCCACACGGCCAAGGTAATCTCAATAGGCGCTGGGTTTAAGACCACCGTAACCGTGGAGCGGCACAGTGACGGCATAATATACGTAACCTTCCCAGCGGTGGCCACCAGGATACCATTCCCAGTGATAATGAGAGCCCTGGGCCTCGAGACAGACGAGGACATAGTACTGGCCGTGAGTGATGACCCGGACATACAGAATGAGCTCCTCCCATCACTACAATTCTCAATACAGTTCGCAAAGACCGTGGATGACGCCCTGGACTACATAGGTAGTAAGGTGGCCATTGGGCAGCCCAGGGAGGTTAGGATTGAAAGGGCCAGGCAGGTACTCGATAGGTACTTCCTGCCCCACCTCGGGACCACCGAGGATGCCAGGTTGAAGAAGGCGTTGATGGTTGGGCAGATGGTCAAGGGGGTCATTGAGATGTACCTTGGGCGTAGGCAACCTGATGATAAGGACCACATGGCCAACAAGAGGGTTAGGCTCGTGGGTGACTTAATGACTCAGTTGTTTAGGGCCGTGTTTAGGCAGGTGGTTCAGGACATTAAGCAGCAGTTGGAGAGGCACTACTCCAGGGGTAAAGTCCCCAACCTAGTCACCCTGGTGAGGGCTGACATAATAACGGAGAGGATAAGACACGCACTAGCCACTGGCAACTGGGTTGGTGGTAGGACAGGCGTTTCCCAAATGCTCGATAGGACCAACATACTATCAACCCTAAGCCACCTCAGGAGGGTTGTTTCTAACCTAAGCAGGACACAGCCACACTTCGAGGCAAGGGACCTACACCCAACCCAGTGGGGTAGGCTTTGCGCTGTCGAGACCCCGGAGGGCCAGAATTGTGGGCTTGTTAAGAACATGGCACTACTGGCAACAATAACAGTGGGTGTTAATGAGGATGAGGTTGAGAAGATGCTCTATGACCTGGGCGTGGTGCCAATAATGAAGGCCAGGAGGGAGGGTGTTAAGGGCTCCGAGGTCTACCTAAATGGGAGGTTGATAGGCATACACCCAGAGCCTGAGAAGCTCGTGAGTACCGTGAGGATGCTTAGGCGTAGGGGCCAGATTAGTAATGAGATAAACATAGCCAGGATAAAGACTGAGTACCTGGATGAGGTTAGGGTTAACTGTGATGGTGGTAGGATAAGGAGGCCGTTACTAATAATTGAAAATGGAGCGCTAAAACTAAGGCCCGAGCACATTGAGAAGTTGAGAAGTGGTGAGTGGTCCTGGACTGACCTGGTAAACAACGGCATTATTGAGTACCTGGATGGTGATGAGGAGGAGAATGCCCTAGTTGCCATAAACCCTGAGGACATAACGGAGAAGCACACCCACATGGAGATTATACCATCGGTCATGCTAGGGGCCATAGCGTCCATAATACCCTACGCGGAGCACAATCAATCACCCAGGAACATATACGAGGCAGCCATGGCCAAGCAAAGCCTGGGCTTCCCAGCGGCCAATTACAGGTTTAGGATGGATAGCAGGGGCCACTTGCTGATATACCCAGAGAGGCCCCTGGTGATCACCAGGGGGTTGGAATTGAACGGTTACATAAACAGGCCAGCGGGTCAGAATGCGGTGGTTGCCTTGATATCATACACGGGCTATAACATGGAGGATGCCGTGATACTGAATAAATCAGCCATTGAGAGGGGTATGTATAGGAGTGTCTTCTTCAGGACTTACGAAACAGAGCAGATGAGGTACCCAGGGGGTGAGGAGGATAGGATAGAGATACCATCACCCGAGGTGAGGGGTTACAAGGGCTCCGAGGCCTACGCACACCTTGACGAGGACGGCATAGTATCACCGGAGGTCCTGGTATCCAGCGGCGAGGTGCTCATAGGCAAGACCTCACCACCCAGATTCTACGGTGTGTATGCGGAGACCGTGACCTCAAGCCCCAGGAGGGACTCCTCAATAACGGTTAGGCGCGGTGAGAAGGGTATTGTGGATAATGTAGTAGTTACCGAGACCAACGAGGGGTATAAGCTTGTTAAGGTTAAGGTTAGGGAGTTGAGGATACCGGAGCTCGGTGATAAGTTCGCCAGTAGGCATGGGCAGAAGGGAGTAATGGGTATGATGATACCCATGCAGGACATGCCCTTCACGGAGGATGGAATAACCCCAGACATAATAGTGAACCCACACGCACTACCCAGTAGGATGACCATAGGGCAACTTCTCGAATCCATGGCCGGCAAGGTCGCCGCCCTAAGGGGCGTGTTGGTGGACGCCACACCATTTGAGGGGGTGACGGAGGATGAGCTCAGGGAATTATTAATAAAGGCGGGCTTCAGGTGGGATGGTAAGGAGGTCATGTACAGCGGGTTGACTGGTAGGAAGCTCGAGGCCGACATATTCATCGGGGTTGTTTACTACCAGAAGCTGCACCACATGGTTGCTGATAAGATACACGCCAGGGCCAGGGGCCCAGTGCAGATACTCACCAGGCAACCCACGGAGGGCAGGTCCAGGGAGGGTGGGCTTAGGCTTGGTGAGATGGAGAGGGACGTATTAATAGCCCATGGGGCAGCCGCACTACTTAGGGAGAGGCTTATGGAGTCCAGTGACAAGTACACAATGTACGTGTGCGAGGACTGCGGCATGATAGCCTGGTACGACACCAACAGGGGCAGGCCCATATGCCCAATACACGGCGATAAGGGTAGGGTTGTCAGGGTGGTTGTGCCCTACGCCTTCAAGCTGTTGCTTCAGGAGTTACTAAGCCTGGGCATTTACCCAAGGATTGAAACGGGTGATTTAATCGAGGAGAGGGGGACGTAG
- the rpoA1 gene encoding DNA-directed RNA polymerase subunit A': MGTTERVMVREEEIPIKVIKDIKFALLSPETIRAMSVIEITTSETYDEAGRPMVGGLMDRRLGVVEPGVRCETCGNTHDKCPGHFGRIELARPVIHVEYVKQIHDLLRATCRECGRILLTDDEIAKYEKRLERLRVRWRLLADKLIERVRKKAMERNVCPHCGAKQYKIRLERPYTFYEEKENGVLERLDPMRIRERLERIPDSDLVLLGWDPKAARPEWAILTVLPVPPPQVRPSIQLETGQRSEDDLTHKLVDIVRVNEKLRTAIDSGAPSSVIDQLWDLLQYHVATYFNNEIPNLPPVKHRSGRPLKTLAQRLKGKEGRFRGSLSGKRVDFSSRTVISPDPNLSINEVGVPIDVAKILTVPMTVTEWNLEFARQLVMNGPEIWPGANYVVYPDGRRVDLRYFRDRRELANKLAPGFIVERHLLNGDIVLFNRQPSLHRMSMMGHLVRVLPGRTFRLHLAVCPPYNADFDGDEMNLHVPQNEEARAEAKMLMLVQNHIITPRYGGPIIGARQDYITGGYLLTRKGTFIDKETLMYLLAAANYEGEIEEPAIMHPRELWTGKQVISMLLPKDLNWVQPTAIKDVCKDPYNCYTDEHLVIVNGYMATGVLDKKSIGAEQVDSLWHIIVKRYGNDFARKWIDSTLRAILRYLDLRGFTMGIDSLDVPKEAYDELEKLYIQSERKVLDYIQRFREGKLEAEPGLTVEETLENEVTIELSRAREDAARIVSKYINQEGDAFIMAKTGARGSIVNIVQMTAMIGQQTIRGERFKRGFMNRTTAHFEPGDLGPMAKGFVKNNFKVGLTPLEFFFHSAGGRDGLVDTAVRTAQSGYMQRRLINALQDIYVGYDGTVRGADGSIIQIRYAEDGIDVSKSDHGRLNVDEIIRRALGGGG; the protein is encoded by the coding sequence ATGGGCACCACTGAGAGGGTAATGGTGAGGGAGGAGGAGATCCCCATTAAAGTAATTAAGGACATAAAGTTTGCATTGTTATCGCCGGAGACCATAAGGGCTATGTCCGTAATCGAAATAACAACATCGGAGACGTATGACGAGGCCGGCAGGCCCATGGTGGGTGGGCTAATGGATAGGAGGCTGGGCGTTGTGGAGCCTGGGGTTAGGTGCGAGACTTGTGGCAATACCCATGACAAGTGCCCTGGGCATTTCGGTAGGATTGAGCTTGCCAGGCCCGTGATCCACGTTGAGTATGTTAAGCAAATACACGACCTATTAAGAGCCACCTGCAGGGAGTGCGGTAGGATACTACTCACGGATGATGAGATAGCCAAGTACGAGAAGAGGCTTGAGAGACTCAGGGTTAGGTGGAGGTTGCTCGCTGATAAATTAATTGAGAGGGTTAGGAAGAAGGCCATGGAGAGGAACGTATGCCCACACTGCGGTGCTAAACAGTATAAGATTAGGCTCGAGAGGCCCTACACGTTCTATGAGGAGAAGGAGAATGGGGTTCTCGAGAGGCTAGACCCCATGAGGATTAGGGAGAGGCTTGAGAGGATCCCCGATAGCGACTTAGTACTGCTTGGCTGGGATCCAAAGGCAGCGAGGCCAGAGTGGGCCATACTAACTGTTTTACCTGTACCGCCGCCCCAAGTGAGGCCATCAATACAGCTGGAGACTGGGCAGAGGAGTGAGGATGACCTAACGCATAAGCTCGTGGATATAGTGAGGGTTAATGAGAAGTTGAGGACGGCAATAGACTCGGGGGCGCCCAGCAGCGTCATTGACCAACTATGGGACTTGCTTCAGTACCACGTGGCCACGTACTTCAACAACGAGATACCAAACCTACCACCCGTTAAGCACAGGAGTGGTAGGCCCCTGAAGACCCTGGCCCAGAGGTTGAAGGGTAAGGAGGGCAGGTTCAGGGGTAGCCTGTCAGGTAAGAGGGTTGACTTCTCATCAAGGACCGTAATAAGCCCAGACCCCAACCTGAGCATTAACGAGGTTGGTGTGCCCATTGACGTGGCGAAGATACTCACGGTGCCCATGACAGTGACCGAGTGGAACCTGGAATTCGCGAGGCAATTGGTTATGAATGGGCCTGAGATTTGGCCTGGGGCTAATTACGTGGTTTACCCAGACGGTAGGAGGGTTGACCTCAGGTACTTCAGGGATAGGCGTGAATTAGCCAATAAATTGGCCCCTGGATTCATAGTGGAGAGGCACCTATTAAATGGTGACATTGTACTATTCAATAGACAACCAAGCCTACACAGGATGTCAATGATGGGGCACCTGGTGAGGGTGCTGCCAGGGAGGACCTTCAGGCTACACCTTGCCGTGTGCCCACCATACAATGCGGACTTTGATGGTGATGAGATGAACCTACACGTACCACAGAATGAGGAGGCCAGGGCCGAGGCTAAGATGCTAATGCTCGTGCAGAACCACATAATAACGCCTAGGTATGGTGGGCCCATAATAGGCGCCAGGCAGGACTACATAACAGGGGGCTACCTACTCACCAGGAAGGGGACGTTCATAGACAAGGAAACACTAATGTACCTACTGGCCGCGGCCAATTATGAGGGTGAGATCGAGGAGCCAGCCATAATGCACCCCAGGGAGTTATGGACTGGGAAGCAGGTAATATCCATGTTACTACCCAAAGACCTGAATTGGGTGCAACCCACCGCGATTAAGGATGTGTGCAAGGACCCATACAACTGCTACACCGATGAGCACCTAGTGATAGTGAATGGTTACATGGCCACCGGGGTCCTTGATAAGAAGTCCATAGGCGCCGAGCAGGTGGACTCACTATGGCACATAATAGTTAAGAGGTACGGCAATGACTTCGCCAGGAAGTGGATTGACTCGACACTAAGGGCCATCCTTAGGTACCTAGACCTCAGGGGATTCACCATGGGCATTGACTCACTGGACGTACCGAAGGAGGCCTATGACGAGCTTGAGAAGCTTTACATCCAGAGTGAGAGGAAGGTCCTGGACTACATCCAGAGGTTTAGGGAGGGTAAGCTTGAGGCTGAGCCTGGGCTCACGGTTGAGGAGACCCTGGAGAATGAGGTAACTATCGAGTTGAGTAGGGCTAGGGAGGATGCGGCGAGGATCGTGAGTAAGTACATAAACCAGGAGGGTGATGCCTTCATAATGGCTAAGACGGGCGCCAGGGGTAGTATAGTGAATATTGTCCAGATGACTGCGATGATTGGGCAACAGACAATAAGGGGTGAGCGCTTTAAGAGGGGGTTCATGAATAGGACCACGGCACACTTCGAACCAGGTGATCTGGGGCCCATGGCTAAGGGCTTCGTAAAGAACAACTTCAAGGTGGGGTTGACCCCACTTGAGTTCTTCTTCCACTCAGCGGGTGGTAGGGATGGCCTGGTGGACACGGCAGTTAGAACAGCCCAGAGTGGTTATATGCAGAGGAGGTTGATAAACGCGCTGCAGGACATATACGTGGGTTATGACGGAACCGTTAGGGGCGCCGACGGCTCAATAATACAGATTAGGTACGCTGAGGATGGTATTGACGTTAGTAAGAGTGATCATGGGAGGCTCAATGTGGATGAGATTATAAGGAGGGCCCTTGGGGGTGGTGGGTGA
- the rpoA2 gene encoding DNA-directed RNA polymerase subunit A'', with amino-acid sequence MVTQEELNEVLAKLAGIMPAKIINELRDRLSKMTITREQLINIVRTLINEYYRALIDPGEAIGIVTAQSVGEPSTQMILRSFHFAGLREFSMALGLPRMIELVDARRKPSVPMMTIYLDEEHRKDLQKAQEVAYKIQLTTIENVTNTVEVDYINSQIIIEIDENELRQRGLSMDDVKKAIDRIKGKGAQVEIEGNVIRVTVEGADIIKLRRIRDKILQTRLAGIKNVKKTLVRQRDNEWIIETEGTNLEAVLTIEGVDHRRTISNDIHEVAEVLGIEAARTVIMRELKKVLDQQGLDTDIRHLMLIADVMTWTGRVRQVGRHGVVGEKESPLARAAFEVTVKNLVEASVRGEVEQFRGVVESIIAGKYIPIGTGIVQLLMEFE; translated from the coding sequence GTGGTTACTCAGGAAGAATTGAATGAGGTACTAGCAAAACTTGCGGGTATAATGCCCGCCAAGATAATAAATGAATTAAGGGATAGACTATCAAAGATGACGATAACCAGGGAGCAATTAATAAACATAGTCAGAACACTAATCAACGAGTACTACAGGGCACTCATAGACCCGGGGGAGGCCATTGGGATCGTAACAGCCCAATCAGTGGGTGAGCCAAGTACCCAAATGATCCTAAGATCCTTCCACTTCGCAGGGCTTAGGGAGTTCTCAATGGCCCTTGGACTACCTAGAATGATAGAGCTTGTGGATGCCAGGAGGAAGCCCTCAGTACCCATGATGACCATATACCTAGATGAGGAGCACAGGAAGGATCTGCAAAAGGCCCAGGAGGTTGCCTACAAGATTCAACTAACCACGATTGAGAACGTGACCAACACCGTGGAGGTGGATTACATAAACTCACAAATAATTATTGAGATAGACGAGAATGAGCTGAGACAGAGGGGGCTTTCGATGGATGATGTTAAGAAGGCAATCGATAGGATAAAGGGTAAGGGGGCCCAGGTGGAGATTGAGGGTAACGTGATTAGGGTCACCGTGGAGGGGGCCGACATAATAAAGCTCAGGAGGATTAGGGATAAGATATTGCAAACAAGGCTCGCGGGCATTAAGAATGTGAAGAAGACACTGGTTAGGCAGAGGGATAATGAGTGGATTATAGAGACCGAGGGGACAAACCTAGAGGCTGTGTTGACAATAGAGGGTGTGGATCACAGAAGAACCATATCAAACGACATCCACGAGGTAGCTGAGGTCCTGGGCATTGAGGCGGCCAGGACGGTGATAATGAGGGAGTTGAAGAAGGTTCTTGATCAGCAGGGTCTCGATACGGACATAAGGCACCTAATGCTCATTGCCGACGTGATGACCTGGACGGGTAGGGTGAGGCAGGTGGGTAGGCATGGAGTTGTGGGTGAGAAGGAGAGCCCACTGGCCAGGGCGGCCTTCGAGGTGACAGTGAAGAATCTGGTGGAGGCATCCGTGAGGGGTGAGGTGGAGCAGTTCAGGGGCGTTGTGGAGAGTATCATAGCTGGTAAGTACATACCCATTGGTACAGGCATTGTTCAATTACTCATGGAGTTTGAGTAA
- a CDS encoding 50S ribosomal protein L30e — protein sequence MIDISRELQVAINTGKVMLGYKESLKAVMDGSAKLVIVASNTPPHMLETIMYYAKIANIPVYTFQGSSWDLGAAARKPFKISTIAVVDPGESNILALITGRTG from the coding sequence ATGATCGATATCTCAAGGGAACTACAGGTGGCGATAAACACGGGCAAGGTAATGCTTGGTTACAAGGAATCACTAAAGGCTGTGATGGATGGTTCAGCGAAGCTCGTAATTGTGGCCTCAAACACACCACCACACATGCTCGAAACCATAATGTACTACGCCAAGATAGCCAACATACCAGTCTACACATTCCAGGGATCAAGCTGGGACCTGGGTGCAGCGGCGAGGAAGCCCTTTAAAATATCAACAATAGCCGTGGTGGACCCAGGAGAAAGTAATATATTAGCTTTAATCACTGGTCGCACGGGGTGA
- a CDS encoding NusA-like transcription termination signal-binding factor encodes MPSIRLTEEEIRYVALFEKITGITPRDAVIDPQYNRIIFIVDKNFAPLAVGKGGVNIRKLEELIGKDVEVVEYGETPEELIKNSLYPARVLSVKITKLPNNGSIAIATVQGEDKAIALGRQKRNINRAKLLAKRYFDIDGVRIVSPEQA; translated from the coding sequence ATGCCCAGCATTAGATTGACAGAGGAGGAGATAAGGTATGTGGCCCTGTTTGAGAAAATAACGGGCATAACACCAAGGGATGCCGTTATCGATCCGCAGTACAATAGGATAATATTCATAGTGGATAAGAACTTCGCACCACTGGCCGTGGGTAAGGGCGGGGTCAATATTAGGAAGCTTGAGGAGTTAATAGGTAAGGATGTGGAGGTTGTGGAGTATGGAGAAACCCCTGAGGAATTGATCAAAAACAGCCTATACCCAGCGAGGGTTCTATCAGTCAAGATAACAAAGCTCCCCAACAACGGTAGTATAGCAATAGCCACGGTGCAGGGAGAGGATAAGGCAATAGCCCTTGGTAGACAGAAAAGGAACATAAACAGGGCCAAACTACTTGCCAAGCGGTACTTCGACATAGATGGGGTTAGGATAGTCTCACCAGAGCAGGCATAG
- a CDS encoding 30S ribosomal protein S12 encodes MPGKKSPLGMFAARGLREKRKQFRWSDIHYKRRALGIAKKYDPLEGAPMARGIVLEKVGVEARKPNAAVRKCVRVQLTKNGKVVTAFVPWDGGLNLINEHDEVIIERIGGPEGRAYGDLPGVRFRVIMVNGVSLKAILQGKKQKPVR; translated from the coding sequence ATGCCAGGTAAAAAATCGCCACTGGGGATGTTCGCAGCGAGGGGGTTAAGGGAGAAGAGAAAGCAGTTTAGATGGAGCGACATCCACTACAAAAGGAGGGCGCTGGGAATAGCCAAGAAGTACGACCCACTGGAGGGAGCCCCCATGGCAAGAGGAATAGTACTGGAGAAGGTGGGCGTAGAGGCAAGGAAACCCAACGCAGCAGTTAGGAAGTGCGTCAGGGTCCAGCTTACGAAGAATGGAAAGGTGGTTACGGCATTCGTGCCATGGGATGGCGGTTTAAACCTCATTAATGAGCATGATGAGGTTATTATAGAGAGGATTGGCGGTCCAGAGGGTAGGGCATACGGTGACCTACCTGGTGTTAGGTTTAGGGTTATCATGGTTAATGGCGTTAGCCTTAAGGCTATCCTCCAGGGTAAGAAGCAGAAGCCCGTTAGATAA